A region from the Dehalococcoides mccartyi CG5 genome encodes:
- a CDS encoding DegV family protein: MSVKIVTDSTVDLLPETIKELGITIVPVYVMSGNKTYRDGLDITQTEIYNRMLTGEQFTTSQPTPADFASVYKNLSKETDQIVSLIMSAKLSGTYNSAVQGRELAKSSSNIELIDTKATSGALGLLATQAAEMAKMGESAGKIIDTVRNNIPHVHIWALLDTVKYVLRSGRLSSASNLISGVLSIRPMITLREGSLWPASIHRTRNKGLEKLAELVKTNRNVEAVQIVQSVDLAEAQTLKEKLADFIDQSKIHVSQLGPALGVHGGPGTLVVAIKEKLGNIGTATDETEDRKSFKLPSIHLPKLGFSSLH; the protein is encoded by the coding sequence TTGAGCGTAAAAATAGTTACCGACAGCACCGTGGATTTACTTCCGGAAACTATAAAAGAACTGGGCATAACAATAGTACCGGTATACGTAATGTCCGGCAATAAAACCTACCGGGACGGGCTGGATATAACCCAAACCGAAATTTACAACCGTATGCTGACGGGTGAGCAGTTCACCACTTCCCAGCCCACTCCGGCTGACTTTGCCAGCGTTTACAAAAACCTTTCAAAAGAAACCGACCAGATAGTTTCCCTTATTATGAGCGCCAAACTATCTGGCACCTATAATTCGGCGGTGCAGGGGCGTGAACTGGCAAAAAGCAGCAGCAATATAGAACTGATAGATACCAAGGCTACATCCGGGGCTTTGGGCTTGCTGGCTACACAGGCAGCCGAAATGGCAAAAATGGGTGAAAGCGCGGGGAAGATAATTGATACTGTCAGGAATAATATCCCTCACGTACACATATGGGCACTACTGGATACCGTTAAGTACGTACTAAGAAGCGGGCGTCTCAGCAGTGCATCCAACCTTATCAGCGGGGTTTTAAGTATTCGCCCCATGATTACCCTCAGGGAAGGCTCTCTCTGGCCTGCCAGTATTCACCGCACCCGTAATAAGGGACTGGAGAAACTGGCCGAACTGGTAAAAACCAACCGTAACGTGGAGGCAGTTCAGATAGTCCAAAGTGTAGACCTGGCGGAAGCCCAAACCCTGAAAGAAAAACTGGCTGACTTTATAGACCAGAGTAAAATCCATGTCTCACAGCTTGGACCTGCTTTGGGTGTTCACGGCGGACCCGGCACGCTGGTAGTGGCTATTAAGGAAAAACTGGGCAATATCGGCACTGCTACTGATGAAACTGAAGATAGAAAGTCATTTAAGCTGCCTTCCATCCACCTGCCCAAGCTGGGTTTTTCCAGCCTGCATTAG
- the recG gene encoding ATP-dependent DNA helicase RecG, translating into MGVDTGAFKKILQLEAQKGFADTAVMGGLDHFLSHWAKEAVTGINNPDDLLDFHHLKLSDPNYAKMTEDKRREWVDAILAFLPKLENQPIGRPAPQKAPKAKSPSKTPAKPKADTRLPALDGDVSLVKGISAATAPKFHKLGVNTVRDLLYYFPNRHLDYSRLKKISQLEAGPEQTIIANVWQSKVNFMGGRRSTEAVLGDDTGNMRAVWFNNPYMVRNLKPNARVVLSGRVSIFQGRPVFESPEWEELPDEADLIHTGRLVPVYPLTAGLHQRSLRRLMKNFIDISSPNISDFMPAETLKRTRLLPLSEAIRQAHFPDDEELKNAARNRLAFDELFILQLGVLAKKKRWHEQAGRALNVNIPDIDRFVSKLPFKLTDAQTKCLADIKADISKGVPMSRLLQGEVGSGKTIVAVISLFTAAANGLQGAFMAPTEILAEQHFKSVTRLFASIARVSTLLDGIYTFEGLLDRPLKVALLISDMKGSQKDILKEKIKKGEVDIAIGTHALIQKEIRFKSLGLAVIDEQHRFGVEQRSALRSKGLNPHILIMTATPIPRTLALTLYGDLDLSVIDELPPGRQSIKTRWLKPEQRNSAYTFIRKQIQEGRQAFIICPLVEESEVIQAKAATAEYETLSREVFPESRVALLHGRMNASEKETIMRHFSEGEMDILVSTPVIEVGIDIPNAAVMLVESADRFGLSQLHQFRGRVGRGTEQSYCMFLAENPSLLGQERLSIIESTQDGFKLAEEDLRLRGPGEFFGTRQSGLPKLRMASISDVGLLEQARKEATRLFELDPELSLPENAPLEAEVRRVWPKKSEWS; encoded by the coding sequence TTGGGAGTAGATACCGGCGCCTTTAAAAAAATACTTCAACTGGAAGCTCAAAAAGGTTTTGCCGATACCGCCGTTATGGGCGGGCTGGACCACTTTCTGTCCCACTGGGCGAAAGAAGCGGTAACCGGCATAAATAACCCGGATGACCTGCTTGATTTTCACCACCTGAAACTATCTGACCCCAACTATGCCAAAATGACTGAAGACAAACGCAGGGAATGGGTGGATGCGATACTGGCATTTCTGCCCAAACTGGAAAACCAGCCCATCGGTAGACCTGCACCCCAAAAAGCACCTAAAGCCAAGTCTCCTTCCAAAACACCTGCCAAACCCAAAGCAGACACCCGCCTGCCAGCCCTTGACGGGGACGTCTCTCTGGTAAAGGGTATCAGTGCCGCTACCGCCCCCAAATTTCACAAATTGGGTGTTAACACTGTACGTGATTTGCTTTACTATTTTCCAAACCGCCATCTGGATTACAGCCGTTTGAAAAAGATATCCCAGCTGGAAGCAGGACCGGAACAGACCATAATCGCCAATGTCTGGCAGTCCAAAGTGAATTTCATGGGCGGACGCCGCTCAACCGAAGCGGTACTGGGAGATGATACCGGCAACATGCGGGCGGTCTGGTTTAACAACCCGTATATGGTACGTAATTTGAAACCAAATGCCAGAGTAGTCCTTTCGGGACGGGTCTCTATATTTCAGGGCAGGCCTGTATTTGAATCTCCAGAGTGGGAAGAACTACCAGACGAAGCTGACCTTATCCATACCGGACGTTTAGTACCTGTCTACCCCCTGACTGCCGGGCTTCACCAGCGAAGCCTGCGCCGCCTGATGAAAAACTTTATAGACATTTCTTCCCCAAATATTTCAGATTTTATGCCTGCTGAAACCCTGAAACGCACCCGCTTGCTGCCACTTTCAGAAGCTATCCGACAGGCCCATTTCCCTGATGATGAAGAATTGAAAAATGCCGCCCGAAACAGGCTGGCTTTTGATGAACTGTTTATCCTCCAGTTGGGAGTACTGGCCAAGAAAAAACGCTGGCACGAACAGGCAGGACGGGCTTTAAACGTAAATATTCCGGATATAGACCGTTTTGTGTCTAAACTGCCATTTAAACTGACTGATGCTCAGACAAAGTGTCTGGCTGATATAAAAGCCGATATTTCCAAAGGCGTGCCCATGTCCCGCCTGCTTCAAGGTGAAGTGGGTTCGGGAAAGACTATAGTGGCGGTTATTTCCCTGTTTACCGCCGCCGCTAACGGGCTTCAGGGAGCTTTTATGGCACCTACCGAAATACTGGCCGAACAGCATTTTAAAAGTGTCACCCGTCTTTTTGCCTCCATTGCCCGTGTAAGTACCCTTCTTGACGGGATATATACCTTTGAAGGTCTGCTTGACCGCCCGCTTAAGGTAGCTTTACTTATAAGCGATATGAAGGGCAGCCAGAAAGATATTTTAAAAGAAAAGATTAAAAAGGGTGAAGTTGATATAGCCATTGGCACCCATGCCCTTATCCAGAAAGAAATCCGCTTCAAATCACTGGGGCTGGCTGTTATAGATGAACAGCACCGCTTCGGGGTGGAACAACGCTCTGCCCTGCGGAGTAAAGGCCTAAATCCCCATATACTTATTATGACCGCCACTCCTATACCCCGCACTCTGGCTCTGACCCTGTACGGAGACCTTGACCTTTCAGTTATAGACGAACTGCCACCCGGACGCCAAAGCATAAAAACCCGCTGGTTAAAACCGGAACAGCGGAACAGCGCTTATACCTTTATCCGCAAACAGATTCAGGAGGGACGGCAAGCATTTATAATCTGTCCGCTGGTAGAGGAATCCGAAGTTATCCAAGCCAAAGCCGCCACCGCCGAATACGAAACCCTGTCTAGAGAGGTATTCCCCGAATCCAGAGTAGCCCTGCTGCACGGACGCATGAATGCCTCTGAAAAAGAGACCATAATGAGACACTTTAGCGAAGGCGAAATGGACATACTGGTTTCCACTCCGGTGATAGAGGTGGGGATAGACATACCAAACGCCGCTGTAATGCTGGTGGAAAGTGCCGACCGCTTTGGCCTTTCCCAGCTACATCAGTTCCGGGGACGGGTGGGCAGAGGCACTGAGCAGAGCTACTGCATGTTTCTGGCCGAAAATCCGTCTCTACTGGGGCAGGAACGTTTGTCCATTATAGAAAGCACCCAGGATGGCTTTAAGCTGGCTGAGGAAGACCTGCGGCTACGCGGGCCGGGTGAATTTTTTGGCACCCGCCAGAGCGGCCTGCCAAAGCTGCGTATGGCCAGCATATCTGACGTGGGGCTGCTGGAACAGGCACGCAAAGAGGCCACCCGTCTTTTTGAGTTAGACCCGGAGCTTAGCTTGCCCGAAAACGCCCCTCTGGAAGCAGAGGTAAGGCGTGTCTGGCCTAAAAAGAGCGAATGGAGCTAA
- a CDS encoding deoxyguanosinetriphosphate triphosphohydrolase family protein, with amino-acid sequence MINKFFIDKDGPLGSRFFTEENQPDTDKRDPFHHDRDRILHSTAFRRLQYKTQVYATHEGDLYRTRMTHTLEVAQIARGIATHLQLPKENENLCEAIALAHDIGHSPFGHTGEGILNTLLEEHGRHFEHNVQSYRMVSRLEQKYSTFQGFNLTKATLSGIIRHQTPFDETNKIKTAITKDISTEVAEFFVNPQPILEAQIVNLADMIAYAAHDSEDALAVGLINWNDFESKLNEAGIKFYSSAIHARLSKRENKFNQSFPNNPETLKKTKNRWLSWEIINHLVQETVKETTNNLSSLDNNDKNALVNHSKPIVCLPESLNSEIICLVKDVLFNSVYQDYRVKIMASKAERIIKTLFEEYMANPKTLPKITQSKLPPEFIFDKGKRTKDQTAELAQVVVDFIAGMTDKYAMDTYQIFTQAYEKTL; translated from the coding sequence ATGATAAACAAATTCTTTATAGATAAAGATGGACCTCTGGGAAGTAGATTTTTTACTGAAGAAAATCAGCCTGACACTGATAAACGCGACCCTTTTCATCACGATAGAGACCGGATATTACACTCAACTGCTTTTCGCCGTCTTCAATATAAAACTCAGGTTTATGCCACACATGAAGGTGATTTATACAGAACACGGATGACGCATACACTTGAAGTAGCCCAAATTGCCAGAGGAATTGCAACTCACTTACAATTGCCAAAGGAGAATGAAAATCTTTGTGAAGCCATTGCTCTAGCCCATGATATAGGTCACTCTCCTTTTGGGCATACGGGTGAAGGCATACTGAACACATTACTTGAGGAGCACGGACGACATTTTGAACATAATGTTCAATCATACCGCATGGTTTCAAGGTTAGAACAAAAATATAGTACCTTCCAAGGTTTCAACCTCACAAAAGCCACCTTGAGTGGCATCATAAGACATCAAACGCCCTTTGATGAAACTAATAAAATAAAAACTGCCATAACAAAAGACATTTCAACCGAGGTTGCAGAATTCTTTGTTAATCCTCAACCTATACTAGAAGCTCAAATAGTAAATCTAGCCGATATGATTGCATATGCCGCCCATGATTCAGAAGATGCACTAGCCGTCGGTCTAATAAACTGGAACGACTTTGAGTCCAAACTTAACGAGGCAGGTATTAAATTTTACTCATCTGCAATTCATGCCCGCTTGTCAAAACGTGAAAATAAGTTCAACCAATCTTTCCCTAATAATCCTGAAACCTTGAAAAAAACAAAAAACAGATGGCTATCATGGGAAATAATCAATCATCTAGTTCAGGAAACAGTGAAAGAAACTACCAATAATCTTAGTTCTCTAGATAACAACGATAAAAATGCTCTGGTCAATCACTCAAAACCTATTGTATGCTTGCCCGAATCTCTGAACAGCGAAATCATATGCTTAGTGAAAGATGTGTTATTCAATAGTGTCTATCAGGATTACAGAGTAAAGATAATGGCAAGCAAAGCTGAACGAATCATCAAAACCCTTTTTGAAGAATATATGGCAAACCCCAAGACCTTACCCAAAATCACTCAAAGCAAACTACCCCCAGAGTTCATATTCGATAAAGGAAAAAGGACGAAAGATCAAACTGCAGAATTAGCACAAGTAGTAGTAGACTTCATCGCTGGAATGACCGATAAGTATGCCATGGACACATACCAAATATTTACTCAGGCCTATGAAAAAACCCTCTAG
- the argS gene encoding arginine--tRNA ligase, with protein MNSILAIKNIIIESLSQAMEKARQEGQIPALSVDISIEHPQKTNYGDYATSLPLRLAKATGKRPMELAQILASYIETGSGISKVSVAPPGFINFTFSKEWLCSLVKTILTEAGSYGNINMGGGSRVQIEFVSANPTGPIHIGHGRGAVLGSTLSNILKAAGYYVEEEFYINDAGSQIDAFKRTLFARYQQALGKDAAVPQDGYHGQYMVDLAAEMVTKYGDKYLQMPADIAQNDLGEIGMARMLCLISDDLKALKVDFDIWFSERSLYSGGQYKTAMDILSVNNYIAERDNATWFSSTLLGDSKDNVIVRSDGTPTYFASDIAYHYNKFIERKFDRVINIWGADHQGHVSRMKAMVSALGINPERLTTLLFQMITLKRGGELVRLSKRTGEIISLREVIEEVGADACRFFFLARSTESQMDFDLELAKKESAENPVYYVQYAHARICSILHLAAEKQLDYSTGDTDLLGEEAELELIRKMAELPEIVETVSRTLEPHHLTYYAQELANAFHQFYKDCRVISDNAELTCARLKLVDASRIVLARTLHLMGMTSPESM; from the coding sequence TTGAACAGTATCTTAGCTATCAAAAATATTATTATAGAGTCTCTAAGCCAAGCTATGGAAAAAGCCCGTCAGGAGGGGCAGATTCCGGCCCTAAGCGTGGATATAAGCATAGAGCACCCCCAAAAAACCAACTACGGTGACTATGCCACCAGCCTGCCTTTGCGGCTTGCCAAGGCTACCGGGAAACGCCCTATGGAGTTAGCCCAAATACTGGCAAGCTATATTGAAACCGGTTCCGGCATTTCTAAAGTAAGTGTAGCCCCTCCCGGCTTTATAAACTTCACTTTTTCAAAAGAGTGGCTGTGCAGTCTGGTGAAGACCATTCTGACTGAAGCGGGTAGCTACGGCAATATAAATATGGGCGGCGGCAGCCGTGTTCAAATAGAGTTCGTCAGTGCCAATCCCACCGGACCTATTCATATCGGGCACGGGCGGGGAGCAGTGCTGGGCAGTACTCTTTCAAACATACTCAAGGCCGCCGGATATTACGTTGAAGAAGAATTTTATATCAATGATGCCGGCAGCCAGATAGATGCTTTCAAAAGAACCCTGTTTGCCCGTTACCAGCAGGCTTTGGGTAAAGATGCCGCTGTTCCTCAGGATGGTTATCACGGCCAGTACATGGTAGATTTGGCGGCCGAAATGGTAACAAAATACGGGGATAAGTACCTGCAAATGCCGGCTGACATTGCTCAAAATGACCTGGGCGAAATAGGCATGGCGCGCATGCTTTGCCTTATAAGTGACGACCTGAAAGCTTTGAAGGTGGATTTTGATATCTGGTTTTCAGAGAGGTCTTTATATAGCGGCGGGCAATACAAAACCGCCATGGATATACTGTCCGTCAACAACTATATTGCCGAAAGAGACAACGCCACTTGGTTCAGCTCCACCCTGCTGGGAGACAGCAAGGACAATGTGATTGTCCGCAGTGACGGCACGCCCACCTATTTTGCTTCTGACATTGCTTATCACTACAACAAGTTTATTGAACGCAAGTTTGACCGGGTTATAAACATCTGGGGGGCAGATCATCAGGGGCATGTTTCCCGCATGAAGGCTATGGTAAGCGCTCTGGGTATCAACCCCGAACGTCTGACTACTCTGCTGTTCCAGATGATTACTTTAAAACGGGGCGGTGAACTGGTTCGGCTTTCCAAACGCACCGGTGAAATAATAAGCCTGCGTGAGGTTATTGAGGAAGTGGGAGCAGATGCCTGCCGCTTTTTCTTCCTTGCCCGCTCTACTGAAAGCCAGATGGATTTTGATCTGGAACTGGCTAAAAAAGAATCAGCTGAAAATCCGGTATATTATGTACAGTACGCCCATGCCCGCATTTGCAGTATTTTACACCTTGCAGCGGAAAAACAACTGGATTACAGCACCGGTGATACCGATTTACTAGGGGAAGAAGCCGAACTTGAGCTTATCCGCAAGATGGCCGAACTACCTGAGATTGTGGAGACAGTGTCCCGTACCCTTGAGCCCCACCACCTGACCTATTACGCTCAGGAACTGGCAAATGCTTTCCACCAGTTTTACAAAGACTGCCGGGTAATTTCGGATAACGCCGAATTGACCTGTGCCCGCCTGAAACTGGTAGACGCCAGCCGCATAGTGCTTGCCAGAACGTTGCACCTTATGGGTATGACCTCACCCGAAAGCATGTAG
- a CDS encoding Lrp/AsnC ligand binding domain-containing protein, whose protein sequence is MSAKAFVLIEAAPAQAKKIAASLRKVSGIHSIDAVTGPYDIIAVVEQDTLAEMGEFITSKIQAVEGITRTVTCLAL, encoded by the coding sequence ATGTCTGCCAAAGCATTTGTCCTTATTGAAGCCGCTCCTGCTCAGGCCAAGAAAATAGCCGCCAGCCTGAGGAAAGTTTCCGGTATACATAGCATAGATGCGGTAACCGGGCCATACGATATTATTGCGGTAGTAGAGCAGGATACCCTTGCCGAAATGGGTGAGTTTATTACCTCCAAGATACAGGCGGTGGAGGGCATTACCCGCACAGTTACCTGTCTGGCTCTTTAA
- a CDS encoding enoyl-ACP reductase FabI yields the protein MTQTSYGLLKGKKGIIFGPLNEQSLGWKIALACYREGAELAISNVATALKMGNTTDLARICGQAPLLVADATSDDELKALFSELKTTLGEIDFIVHSVGMSANIRKKIPYESTNYIFYNKGLEISAISLHKIIRYALEAGVLKDNGSILALTYIGAQRVFSQYNDMNDAKALLEAIARNFGSRLADRGIRVNTVSQSPTRTSAGSGISNFDAMYEYANLLAPLGNANGEECADYVITLLSDLSRKVTMQNLYHDGGFSSAGISEKLLKLLERNQPEAGV from the coding sequence ATGACTCAAACGTCTTACGGGTTGCTCAAGGGTAAAAAGGGAATTATATTCGGCCCTCTAAATGAGCAAAGTCTGGGCTGGAAAATAGCCTTGGCCTGCTACCGCGAAGGAGCTGAGTTGGCTATTTCCAATGTGGCCACCGCACTTAAGATGGGCAATACCACCGACCTGGCCCGGATTTGCGGTCAAGCCCCCCTGCTGGTAGCTGATGCCACCAGTGACGATGAGCTTAAAGCCTTGTTTTCCGAACTGAAAACCACGCTGGGAGAAATAGATTTTATAGTCCATTCGGTGGGCATGAGTGCCAATATCCGAAAGAAAATCCCTTACGAATCAACCAATTATATTTTTTATAACAAAGGGCTTGAAATTTCGGCCATATCCCTCCACAAAATAATCCGATATGCCCTTGAGGCAGGAGTACTCAAAGACAACGGCAGTATACTGGCTCTGACATATATTGGGGCGCAAAGGGTTTTTTCCCAGTACAACGATATGAATGATGCCAAAGCCCTGCTGGAAGCAATTGCCCGAAATTTCGGTTCCCGTCTGGCAGACCGCGGCATACGAGTAAACACTGTTTCCCAGTCACCTACCCGCACTTCGGCCGGTTCAGGGATAAGCAACTTTGACGCCATGTACGAATATGCCAATCTGCTTGCCCCCCTAGGAAATGCAAACGGCGAGGAATGTGCGGATTATGTGATTACCCTGCTTTCAGACCTTAGCCGCAAGGTAACCATGCAAAACCTTTACCATGACGGCGGCTTCTCCAGTGCAGGCATCTCCGAAAAACTGCTCAAGCTGCTGGAACGTAACCAGCCTGAAGCCGGTGTATAA
- a CDS encoding YceD family protein: MLQYNVAQLLKSVIGATRIYQLDDEINLEGSPIRVSGEITFTRIDRGLLVTGVLDTYMDLDCVRCLREFSCPVSIRLEERFLPTVDVVHGFEVDNSEELDAFFIDEHHILDLSEVIREGAIMAIPMKPLCSGECRGFEYKANTNLTE, encoded by the coding sequence GTGCTGCAATATAATGTAGCCCAGCTGCTGAAATCAGTCATCGGTGCCACCCGCATCTACCAGCTGGACGATGAAATAAATCTGGAAGGCAGTCCTATCAGGGTATCGGGTGAGATTACCTTTACCCGTATTGACCGCGGTCTACTGGTGACAGGGGTTCTTGATACCTATATGGACTTGGACTGTGTACGCTGTCTTAGGGAATTCAGTTGCCCGGTCAGCATCCGCCTTGAAGAACGGTTTCTGCCCACCGTAGACGTGGTGCACGGCTTCGAAGTGGACAACTCTGAAGAGCTTGACGCCTTTTTTATTGACGAGCACCATATTCTAGATTTGAGCGAAGTTATCCGCGAAGGTGCTATAATGGCAATACCCATGAAACCTCTGTGCTCCGGTGAGTGCCGCGGTTTTGAATATAAAGCGAATACTAATTTAACGGAGTAA
- the rpmF gene encoding 50S ribosomal protein L32: MALPKRRLSHSRQGNHRAHVALTAPAVMECPQCNSPKLSHQACSVCGTYNGRTVIDMEAIAKKKADKSKGQQ, from the coding sequence ATGGCTCTACCTAAAAGAAGACTTTCCCATTCCCGCCAGGGCAATCACCGGGCTCACGTAGCCCTTACCGCCCCGGCTGTAATGGAATGCCCCCAGTGCAACAGCCCCAAGCTCTCTCATCAAGCCTGTTCCGTCTGCGGTACTTACAATGGACGGACTGTGATTGATATGGAAGCTATTGCCAAGAAAAAAGCTGATAAATCCAAGGGTCAGCAGTAG
- the fabD gene encoding ACP S-malonyltransferase, with protein sequence MTEIKTAYVFPGQGAQFVGMGRDLYSEFHSARELFDLADKALGFSLSKLCFEGPEEDLKDTRHSQSAIVCHSLSALSAFIESGKSKLLPEPSFVAGHSLGEYSALGASGILPYVQAILLARKRGELMAEAAAKTPGAMAAVIGISQEILSDICLKTGCYIANFNSPGQLVISGLKEAVDQASAQATASGAMKVVTLQVSGGFHTPLMSPASTGLKEMLNSMDFKTARIPLVANTSACPVSTPQDVKAELYCQLTGGVQWQKSIENMIASGVNTFVEIGPGKVLAGLIKRINRSVSIYNINDAASIQNFSV encoded by the coding sequence ATGACTGAGATTAAAACAGCTTATGTCTTCCCCGGTCAGGGTGCTCAGTTCGTGGGCATGGGACGGGATTTATACTCGGAGTTTCATTCCGCCAGAGAGCTTTTTGACCTGGCGGATAAAGCTTTGGGGTTTTCGTTGTCTAAATTATGTTTTGAAGGACCTGAAGAAGACCTGAAGGACACCCGCCACTCCCAGAGTGCCATTGTCTGCCACAGCCTGTCTGCCCTTTCGGCTTTTATAGAAAGCGGCAAATCAAAGCTTCTGCCTGAACCCTCTTTTGTAGCAGGGCATTCACTGGGTGAATATTCGGCGCTGGGTGCAAGCGGAATACTCCCTTACGTACAAGCTATTTTGCTTGCCCGCAAACGGGGAGAACTCATGGCTGAAGCAGCCGCCAAAACCCCCGGTGCCATGGCCGCCGTTATAGGCATATCCCAAGAAATACTGTCTGATATCTGCCTGAAAACAGGCTGTTACATAGCTAATTTCAATTCTCCCGGGCAGCTGGTTATCAGCGGTCTGAAAGAGGCTGTAGACCAAGCATCTGCCCAAGCCACAGCCAGCGGAGCTATGAAAGTAGTAACCCTGCAGGTAAGCGGCGGTTTCCATACCCCTCTCATGTCGCCTGCTTCCACAGGTTTAAAAGAAATGCTGAACTCTATGGATTTTAAGACCGCCCGAATACCGCTGGTGGCCAATACCAGTGCTTGCCCAGTTTCTACCCCGCAGGATGTAAAAGCCGAACTTTATTGCCAACTGACCGGTGGTGTCCAGTGGCAAAAAAGCATAGAGAATATGATTGCAAGCGGGGTAAATACCTTTGTTGAGATTGGGCCGGGTAAAGTACTGGCCGGACTGATAAAAAGAATTAACCGCAGTGTCAGTATCTACAATATAAATGATGCCGCTTCTATCCAGAATTTTAGCGTATAA
- the fabG gene encoding 3-oxoacyl-[acyl-carrier-protein] reductase: protein MGNMLGLNGKVALITGSGRGIGKAIALRFAEAGAKVVVNSLSPNGEETASQIRSQDGQAIFVQADVSQSSGVEALFKASQEAFGGVDILVNNAGITRDQLTMRLSEEDWDSVIQTNLKSVFLCSKAALRQMLKNRWGRIINLSSIVGLKGNPGQANYAAAKAGILGFSYSLAKEVASRNITVNSIAPGFIETDMTAALSDEQRQAITARIPMQKLGTVEDIAACALYLAQEDAKYITGQVICLDGGMSII from the coding sequence ATGGGTAACATGCTTGGTTTAAATGGCAAAGTAGCCCTGATTACCGGCTCCGGCAGGGGCATAGGCAAAGCCATAGCTTTGCGGTTCGCCGAAGCAGGGGCAAAAGTGGTAGTAAACAGTCTGTCTCCCAATGGTGAAGAAACGGCCTCTCAGATACGTTCTCAGGACGGACAGGCCATATTCGTTCAGGCTGATGTAAGCCAAAGTAGCGGGGTAGAAGCCCTTTTCAAAGCCAGTCAGGAAGCCTTTGGCGGAGTGGATATACTGGTAAACAATGCCGGCATAACCCGTGACCAGTTGACCATGCGTCTGTCCGAAGAAGACTGGGACAGTGTAATACAAACCAACTTAAAGAGTGTTTTTTTGTGTTCCAAGGCCGCCCTCCGCCAGATGCTGAAAAACCGCTGGGGACGGATAATAAACCTCAGTTCCATAGTCGGTCTGAAGGGCAACCCGGGGCAGGCCAATTATGCCGCCGCCAAAGCCGGCATTCTGGGATTCAGCTATTCTTTGGCTAAAGAAGTGGCCAGCCGCAATATTACTGTCAATTCCATAGCACCCGGTTTTATAGAAACCGATATGACCGCAGCCCTGTCTGACGAACAAAGACAGGCTATAACAGCCCGAATACCCATGCAAAAACTTGGCACAGTGGAAGATATAGCCGCCTGTGCATTATACTTGGCACAAGAAGATGCCAAATACATTACCGGACAGGTAATTTGCCTGGACGGCGGTATGTCTATAATATAA
- the nusB gene encoding transcription antitermination factor NusB: MTTSRRKAREIVLQALYEQDLAGHNAEDVLKRLLTENPQTEENVEFIFRLTNAVVKHKDLLDENIRQFASAWPVEQLSYIDRNVLRLAIFEIIHENDVPVKVAINEAVELAKSFGGNSSARFINGVLSSVSKALADTANQREE, from the coding sequence GTGACGACCAGCAGACGCAAAGCACGTGAAATAGTCCTTCAGGCTCTGTACGAACAAGACCTGGCAGGGCATAATGCCGAGGATGTTTTAAAACGCCTTTTAACCGAAAACCCCCAGACTGAAGAAAACGTAGAGTTTATTTTCAGGCTGACAAATGCCGTAGTCAAGCACAAGGACTTACTGGATGAAAATATCCGCCAGTTTGCCTCTGCCTGGCCGGTGGAACAGCTTTCATATATTGACCGGAATGTACTCCGGCTGGCTATTTTTGAAATTATCCATGAAAATGATGTACCGGTTAAAGTAGCTATCAACGAAGCAGTTGAACTTGCCAAATCATTTGGGGGCAACTCTTCTGCCAGATTTATAAACGGGGTTCTCAGTTCTGTCAGCAAAGCTCTGGCAGATACAGCAAACCAACGGGAGGAGTGA
- the acpP gene encoding acyl carrier protein encodes MATVFERVKKVSVEQLGAEEKDVVLTASFADDLGADSLDQVELIMALETEFGTPETKFEIPDTDAEKLKTVQAVVDYLKSKGIKDS; translated from the coding sequence GTGGCAACGGTTTTTGAAAGAGTAAAAAAAGTTAGTGTTGAGCAGTTGGGCGCCGAAGAAAAAGATGTGGTGCTTACTGCCAGTTTTGCAGATGACCTGGGGGCAGATTCTCTGGATCAGGTAGAACTTATAATGGCACTGGAGACCGAATTCGGTACTCCCGAAACCAAGTTTGAGATACCTGATACTGACGCTGAAAAATTAAAGACGGTGCAGGCTGTAGTGGACTACTTGAAGTCCAAAGGCATAAAAGACAGCTAA